A stretch of the Dyella telluris genome encodes the following:
- a CDS encoding LTA synthase family protein — MTALREPALLQQGFVIALMVCAFGMLLSAFARPATALVVSGGLFLGLNFLSVMKLRYLDSPLMPADFIYYARSSLLETLRHYPHLWLLTLGVCVVTPLALWAVWRFDRRLLAQQSPRRAWTMRLGGVAVWAFAFWICLLPNGPFAEVHAKNVWEKLSDDAQITNFFVNFSDSDIRLPALGDDAQAEQDWGSTASGEPAAEPRSPESYPDIVQVLEESTFNPSNFTQCNIPECRVAMFKPDVRTRATGPMRVHTFGGGTWVSEFATLTGMPQDIFGPGGMYAPYVLAPHVQDSLPRQLQRLGYLTVAIYPTNGSFLNGRNAYKAYGFDQFYDAGQLGLEEWEETDKQMFDAAKRVYDKVKKPGQPVFVMILTLAQHGPHDTDPLSALPPPFNKGVLKGLPTRESINFNTYLSNLHNSDAAMHGLEHDFLDRPQPTVLVHFGDHQPSFSGLIKDMPRTWPEGLSSYKDYLTYYMIKSNFQGAALPKYPMLDIALLPSMVLQAADLPTDPYFSAAISLRTRCNGLYTDCAQPGLVKSYHAWIFNRLHVYE; from the coding sequence ATGACCGCGCTGCGCGAGCCCGCCTTGCTGCAGCAGGGTTTTGTGATCGCGCTGATGGTGTGCGCGTTCGGCATGCTGCTGTCCGCGTTTGCCCGTCCGGCCACGGCACTGGTGGTGAGCGGCGGCCTGTTCCTCGGGCTGAACTTCCTGTCCGTGATGAAGCTGCGTTACCTCGATTCGCCGCTGATGCCGGCGGACTTCATCTATTACGCGCGCAGCAGCCTGCTCGAAACCCTGCGCCATTACCCGCACCTGTGGCTGCTCACGCTGGGCGTGTGCGTGGTGACACCGCTGGCGTTGTGGGCGGTATGGCGTTTCGATCGTCGCCTGCTGGCGCAGCAAAGCCCGCGTCGCGCGTGGACGATGCGCCTGGGTGGCGTGGCGGTGTGGGCGTTCGCATTCTGGATCTGCCTGCTGCCCAACGGCCCGTTCGCCGAGGTGCATGCGAAAAACGTGTGGGAGAAACTTTCCGACGACGCGCAGATCACCAACTTCTTCGTCAACTTCAGCGACTCGGACATCCGCCTGCCGGCACTGGGTGACGACGCGCAGGCCGAGCAGGACTGGGGCAGCACCGCTTCGGGCGAACCGGCCGCCGAGCCGCGCTCGCCGGAGTCGTACCCGGACATCGTGCAGGTGCTGGAAGAAAGCACCTTCAACCCGTCCAACTTCACCCAGTGCAACATCCCCGAATGCCGCGTGGCGATGTTCAAGCCTGACGTGCGCACGCGTGCCACCGGCCCGATGCGCGTGCATACCTTCGGCGGCGGTACCTGGGTGAGCGAGTTCGCCACGCTCACCGGCATGCCGCAGGACATCTTCGGCCCGGGCGGCATGTATGCGCCTTACGTGCTGGCGCCCCACGTGCAGGACAGCCTGCCGCGCCAGCTGCAGCGCCTGGGTTACCTCACCGTGGCGATCTATCCGACCAACGGTTCGTTCCTCAATGGTCGCAACGCCTATAAGGCGTATGGCTTCGACCAGTTCTACGACGCCGGCCAGCTGGGCCTGGAAGAGTGGGAGGAGACCGACAAGCAGATGTTCGACGCCGCCAAGCGCGTCTACGACAAGGTGAAGAAGCCCGGCCAGCCGGTGTTCGTGATGATCCTGACGCTGGCGCAGCACGGCCCGCACGATACCGATCCGTTGTCCGCGCTGCCGCCGCCGTTCAACAAGGGCGTGCTCAAGGGCCTGCCGACGCGCGAGTCGATCAACTTCAACACCTACCTGTCGAACCTGCACAACTCCGACGCGGCCATGCACGGGCTGGAGCACGACTTCCTCGACCGCCCGCAGCCCACGGTGCTGGTGCACTTCGGCGACCACCAGCCGTCGTTCAGTGGCCTGATCAAGGACATGCCGCGCACGTGGCCGGAGGGGCTGTCCTCGTATAAGGACTACCTCACCTATTACATGATCAAGAGCAACTTCCAGGGTGCCGCGCTGCCGAAGTACCCGATGCTCGACATCGCACTGCTGCCGAGCATGGTGCTGCAGGCCGCGGACTTGCCGACCGACCCGTACTTCTCCGCCGCCATCTCACTGCGCACGCGCTGCAACGGCCTCTACACCGATTGCGCGCAGCCCGGCCTGGTGAAGTCGTATCACGCCTGGATCTTCAACCGGCTGCACGTGTACGAGTAA